A stretch of Triticum aestivum cultivar Chinese Spring chromosome 1D, IWGSC CS RefSeq v2.1, whole genome shotgun sequence DNA encodes these proteins:
- the LOC123172105 gene encoding peroxidase 1, protein MACRVATMVAVLLAAVAATCAQAQLHDKFYSESCPSVEDVVRKEMVRALSLAPSLAGPLLRMHFHDCFVRGCDGSVLLDSANKTAEKDAQPNQTLRGFGFVERVKAAVEKACPDTVSCADILALIARDAVWLSKGPFWTVPLGRRDGSVSISNETDALPPPTSNFTVLTQLFAAVNLDAKDLVVLSAGHTIGTSHCFSFSDRLYNFTGMENPSDIDPTLEPQYMMRLKSKCASLNDNTTLVEMDPGSFKTFDTDYFKLVSKRRGLFHSDGALLTDPFTRAYVQRHATGAFKDEFFADFAASMIKMGNANQLTGSQGEIRKKCSVVNH, encoded by the exons ATGGCGTGCAGGGTTGCGACGATGGTGGCGGTGCTGCTCGCCGCGGTGGCGGCGACGTGCGCGCAGGCGCAGCTGCACGACAAGTTCTACAGCGAGTCGTGCCCCAGCGTGGAGGACGTCGTGAGGAAGGAGATGGTGAGGGCGCTGTCACTGGCGCCCAGCCTCGCCGGGCCGCTCCTCCGGATgcacttccacgactgcttcgtcagG GGATGCGACGGCTCGGTTCTGCTGGACTCGGCCAACAAGACGGCGGAGAAGGATGCGCAGCCGAACCAGACGCTGCGAGGCTTCGGCTTTGTCGAGAGggtgaaggccgcggtggagaaggcctgccccgacaccgtctcctgcgccgacatcctCGCCCTCATTGCTAGGGACGCAGTATGGCTG AGCAAGGGTCCATTCTGGACAGTTCCTCTCGGCCGGCGAGACGGCAGCGTGTCCATTTCCAACGAGACCGACGCTCTGCCACCCCCGACCTCCAACTTCACCGTGCTCACCCAGCTCTTCGCCGCCGTGAACCTCGACGCAAAGGACCTTGTCGTCTTGTCCGCCGGGCACACCATCGGGAcgtcgcactgcttctccttctCCGACCGGCTCTACAACTTCACCGGCATGGAGAACCCCAGCGACATCGACCCCACTCTGGAGCCGCAGTACATGATGCGGCTAAAGAGTAAGTGTGCCAGCCTCAACGACAACACCACCCTCGTGGAGATGGACCCCGGCAGCTTCAAGACCTTCGACACCGACTACTTCAAGCTGGTGAGCAAGCGGAGGGGCCTCTTCCACTCCGACGGCGCCCTCCTCACCGACCCCTTCACCCGTGCCTACGTCCAGCGCCATGCCACCGGCGCCTTCAAGGACGAGTTCTTCGCCGACTTCGCCGCCTCCATGATCAAGATGGGCAACGCCAACCAGCTCACCGGAAGCCAAGGTGAGATCAGGAAGAAGTGCAGCGTGGTCAACCATTAA